One part of the Epinephelus fuscoguttatus linkage group LG12, E.fuscoguttatus.final_Chr_v1 genome encodes these proteins:
- the LOC125898459 gene encoding NEDD4 family-interacting protein 1-like isoform X1 — MAEPSGRYQQLPNEEDPEESPQVAADAPPPYSSIAVDNAAYFDCKEDGAFPKPPSYNVATTLPSYDEAERTKAETTVPLVAGRQPQHRERLETFDDVIRSSLEDEDFVTRDDFEDADQLRIGNDGIFMLTFFMAFLFNWIGFFLSFCLTTSAAGRYGAISGFGLSLIKWILIVRFSTYFPGYFDGQYWLWWVFLVLGFLLFLRGFINYARIRKMADTFSTLPRTRVLFIY; from the exons ATGGCCGAACCGAGCGGCAGATACCAGCAG cTGCCCAATGAGGAGGACCCAGAGGAGAGTCCACAGGTAGCAGCTGATGCTCCACCCCCGTACAGCAGCATCGCAGTGGACAATGCTG CCTACTTTGACTGCAAGGAAGACGGGGCTTTCCCCAAGCCTCCGTCATACAACGTAGCAACGACGCTACCTTCCTATGATGAAGCAGAAAGAACCAAGGCTGAGACTACTGTTCCCCTGGTAGCTGGAAGA cagcctcagcacagGGAGCGCCTGGAGACTTTTGACGATGTAATTCGCAGTTCACTGGAG GATGAAGACTTTGTGACCAGAGACGACTTTGAAGACGCCGATCAGCTGAGGATAGGAAATGACGGCATCTTCATGCTCACCTTTTTCA TGGCATTCCTGTTCAACTGGATCGGCTTcttcctgtctttctgtctgacCACCTCAGCAGCCGGCCGCTACGGAGCCATCTCGGGCTTCGGCCTCTCCCTAATCAAATGGATCCTCATAGTCAGG TTCTCCACGTACTTCCCCGGTTACTTTGATGGACAGTACTGGCTGTGGTGGGTGTTCCTGGTGTTGG GCTTTTTGCTCTTCCTTCGAGGATTCATCAACTACGCCAGAATCCGCAAGATGGCCGACACCTTCTCCACCCTGCCCCGCACCCGAGTCCTCTTCATTTACTGA
- the LOC125898459 gene encoding NEDD4 family-interacting protein 1-like isoform X2, which produces MAEPSGRYQQLPNEEDPEESPQVAADAPPPYSSIAVDNAAYFDCKEDGAFPKPPSYNVATTLPSYDEAERTKAETTVPLVAGRDEDFVTRDDFEDADQLRIGNDGIFMLTFFMAFLFNWIGFFLSFCLTTSAAGRYGAISGFGLSLIKWILIVRFSTYFPGYFDGQYWLWWVFLVLGFLLFLRGFINYARIRKMADTFSTLPRTRVLFIY; this is translated from the exons ATGGCCGAACCGAGCGGCAGATACCAGCAG cTGCCCAATGAGGAGGACCCAGAGGAGAGTCCACAGGTAGCAGCTGATGCTCCACCCCCGTACAGCAGCATCGCAGTGGACAATGCTG CCTACTTTGACTGCAAGGAAGACGGGGCTTTCCCCAAGCCTCCGTCATACAACGTAGCAACGACGCTACCTTCCTATGATGAAGCAGAAAGAACCAAGGCTGAGACTACTGTTCCCCTGGTAGCTGGAAGA GATGAAGACTTTGTGACCAGAGACGACTTTGAAGACGCCGATCAGCTGAGGATAGGAAATGACGGCATCTTCATGCTCACCTTTTTCA TGGCATTCCTGTTCAACTGGATCGGCTTcttcctgtctttctgtctgacCACCTCAGCAGCCGGCCGCTACGGAGCCATCTCGGGCTTCGGCCTCTCCCTAATCAAATGGATCCTCATAGTCAGG TTCTCCACGTACTTCCCCGGTTACTTTGATGGACAGTACTGGCTGTGGTGGGTGTTCCTGGTGTTGG GCTTTTTGCTCTTCCTTCGAGGATTCATCAACTACGCCAGAATCCGCAAGATGGCCGACACCTTCTCCACCCTGCCCCGCACCCGAGTCCTCTTCATTTACTGA
- the endou2 gene encoding uridylate-specific endoribonuclease B has translation MIESDRELSSMVQELWDNDINRLKPGKDYRISLQGKAGDSMAVNDNNDGAGYPLFTFVDENIFKKETFLAFISLLDNYVSDTGEPEIVTPEEVAENHKFLDAIIKTPTMKIAHKYLAEKNLSPEDETKFKEQLYRIWFELYARRGSSRPDSSGFEHVFVGETRGGRTVIGFHNWIQLYLQEKLGHIDYKGYSVDAHSPQPDENKHILALQFSWKDGIKPKGSIFIGVSPEFEFALYTLCFLTSPNERVKVQFSFYDVEIVCHHYNQKHIGTTYPVLIRYRIPTK, from the exons ATGAttgagagtgacagagagcTGTCGTCCATGGTGCAGGAGCTGTGGGACAACGACATCAACAGACTCAAACCTGGGAAAGACTACAGGATCTCTCTGCAG GGTAAAGCTGGAGACAGCATGGCTGTCAACGACAACAATGATGGAGCAGGATATCCTCTGTTTACGTTTGTTGACGAGAACATTTTCAAAAAGGAGACTTTTTTAG CCTTTATCTCCCTGTTGGATAACTATGTGAGTGACACCGGCGAGCCAGAAATTGTAACCCCCGAGGAGGTGGCAGAGAACCACAAATTCCTGGACGCCATCATTAAGACTCCCACTATGAAG ATAGCTCATAAATACCTGGCAGAGAAGAACCTCTCTCCAGAGGATGAGACGAAATTCAAGGAGCAGCTGTACAGGATCTGGTTTGAACTCTATGCGAGGAGAGGATCCAGCAG ACCAGACTCCTCCGGGTTTGAACATGTGTTTGTTGGAGAGACGAGAGGAGGGCGCACTGTCATCGGCTTCCACAACTGGATCCAGCTCTACCTTCAAGAGAAGCTGGGACACATTGACTACAAAGGCTACAGCGTTGACGCACACTCACCCCAG CCAGACGAGAACAAACACATCCTGGCACTACAGTTCAGCTGGAAGGATGGTATAAAGCCCAAGGGCAGCATCTTCATCGGCGTCAGTCCCGAGTTTGAGTTTGCCCTCTACACCCTCTGTTTCCTTACCTCGCCCAACGAGCGCGTCAAAGTCCAGTTCAGTTTCTACGACGTGGAGATTGTTTGCCACCACTACAACCAAAAGCACATAGGCACCACTTACCCTGTGCTTATTAGGTACCGGATACCTACAAAGTAA